From the genome of Streptomyces sp. NBC_01260, one region includes:
- a CDS encoding NADH:flavin oxidoreductase — MLDDAEAAGAAGSASDGAPDVLAPARLGPLRLRNRVIKAATFEGATPEALVTDALIDYHLRPAAGGVAMTTVAYCAVSPEGRTERRQLWMRPEALPGLRGLTRAVHDTGAAVCAQLGHAGPVADGRSNGLPALAPMAGFNPLSMRRNKAATADDIARVIEAHAEAALLAAEAGFDAVEIHLGHNYLASAFLSPRLNRRTDAFGGSLRARAAVALGITRAVRDALGDRLAITAKLNMKDGAPGGLTLDDSLQVARWLEADGSVDALELTAGSSLLNPMYLFRGDAPVAEFAANFPLPQRLAIRALGRTFFRTYPYQPLYLLDAARQFRAALGLPLILLGGITDRQGMDRAMAEGFDFVAMARALLREPDLLHRIERDTATRSECIHCNRCMPTIYTGTHCPLIGERGR, encoded by the coding sequence ATGCTGGACGATGCGGAAGCGGCGGGAGCAGCGGGTTCGGCGTCCGACGGTGCGCCTGACGTACTGGCACCGGCCCGGCTGGGGCCGCTGAGGCTGCGCAACCGGGTGATCAAGGCCGCGACCTTCGAGGGCGCCACCCCCGAGGCACTGGTCACCGACGCGCTCATCGACTACCACCTGCGCCCTGCGGCGGGCGGTGTCGCCATGACCACCGTGGCCTACTGCGCGGTGTCCCCGGAGGGCCGCACCGAGCGCCGCCAGCTGTGGATGCGCCCCGAGGCGCTGCCGGGGCTGCGCGGGCTGACGCGGGCGGTGCACGACACCGGGGCCGCGGTCTGCGCCCAGTTGGGCCACGCCGGACCGGTGGCCGACGGCCGCTCCAACGGGCTGCCCGCCCTCGCCCCGATGGCCGGCTTCAACCCGCTCAGTATGCGGCGCAACAAGGCGGCCACCGCCGACGACATCGCCCGTGTCATCGAGGCCCATGCCGAGGCGGCGTTACTGGCGGCCGAGGCCGGCTTCGACGCCGTGGAGATCCACCTCGGCCACAACTACCTGGCCAGCGCCTTCCTCAGCCCCCGGCTGAACCGCCGCACCGACGCCTTCGGCGGCTCCCTGCGCGCCCGCGCGGCCGTGGCGCTGGGCATCACCCGGGCGGTACGCGACGCGCTGGGCGACCGCCTCGCCATCACCGCCAAGCTGAACATGAAGGACGGCGCGCCGGGCGGGCTCACCCTGGACGACAGCCTCCAGGTCGCACGCTGGCTGGAGGCGGACGGCTCGGTGGACGCTCTGGAGCTGACGGCGGGCAGTTCCCTGCTGAACCCGATGTACCTGTTCCGCGGCGACGCCCCTGTCGCCGAGTTCGCGGCGAATTTCCCACTCCCGCAGCGCCTCGCGATCCGGGCGCTGGGCCGCACCTTCTTCCGCACCTACCCGTATCAGCCGCTGTACCTGCTGGACGCCGCCCGGCAGTTCCGCGCCGCGCTCGGGCTGCCGCTGATCCTCCTGGGCGGGATCACCGACCGGCAGGGTATGGACCGCGCCATGGCGGAGGGGTTCGACTTCGTCGCCATGGCCCGCGCCCTGCTCCGCGAGCCCGACCTGCTGCACCGCATCGAGCGCGACACCGCCACCCGCTCGGAGTGCATCCACTGCAACCGCTGCATGCCCACGATCTACACGGGGACGCACTGCCCGCTGATCGGCGAACGGGGGCGCTGA
- a CDS encoding acyl-CoA-like ligand-binding transcription factor, producing MERSVGLRERKKEATRQAVHEAALRLTVEHGFDQVTVEAVADAAGISRRTFSNYFTGKEDALLYGEEQQIGDLVRAVRERPAEESAWTALRAAVAPFAERLAPPEREWAVRTRLAMRHPSLLARQLANHAALERDLAEAVTARQDHSAGPVRPLVLAAAFLSSMRIAMRVWIEEDLAREPAEVIEEILDEMGRSFG from the coding sequence ATGGAGCGCTCAGTGGGACTGCGGGAACGCAAGAAGGAAGCCACCCGGCAGGCAGTGCACGAAGCGGCACTGAGGCTGACCGTCGAGCACGGCTTCGACCAGGTCACGGTGGAGGCCGTGGCGGACGCGGCCGGAATCTCCCGCAGAACGTTCTCCAACTACTTCACCGGCAAGGAGGACGCCCTCCTGTACGGCGAGGAGCAGCAGATAGGAGACCTCGTCCGCGCGGTGCGTGAACGCCCCGCCGAGGAGAGCGCCTGGACGGCGCTGCGGGCAGCGGTGGCCCCGTTCGCCGAACGGCTGGCACCTCCGGAACGCGAATGGGCCGTCCGCACCCGACTGGCCATGCGCCACCCCTCCCTGCTCGCCCGCCAGCTCGCCAACCACGCAGCACTGGAACGCGACTTGGCCGAAGCGGTGACCGCCCGCCAGGACCACTCGGCGGGCCCGGTCCGCCCCCTGGTCCTCGCGGCGGCGTTCCTCTCGTCGATGCGGATCGCGATGCGGGTGTGGATCGAGGAGGACCTGGCGCGGGAGCCGGCCGAGGTGATCGAAGAGATCCTGGACGAGATGGGGCGGAGCTTCGGCTGA